In Psychrobacter immobilis, a single genomic region encodes these proteins:
- the nadC gene encoding carboxylating nicotinate-nucleotide diphosphorylase, with protein MIVKKEPALDDVLLRPLVEAALTEDLGRRGDVTSQATIPADMQAKLEIKARQAGVICGMDLARLSFAMVDPQIEFVAQVADGEWVDAGTVLASVGGNARHLLTAERTALNFMTHLSGIATDTRKIVDSVAEYPAQITCTRKTIPGLRIVQKYAVRCGGGRNHRLGLDDAILIKDNHIAIAGDIKTAIKQAQDFAGHLIPIEVEVDTLAQLAQALDAGVSLVLLDNMSPEILAQAVTMCKGRARTEASGGITPETVQASAKTGVDFIAMGYLTHSTTALDIGLDFSA; from the coding sequence ATGATAGTTAAAAAAGAACCAGCATTGGATGATGTATTGCTTAGACCTTTGGTTGAAGCTGCGCTAACTGAGGATTTGGGCAGACGCGGAGATGTCACATCACAAGCCACCATTCCAGCTGATATGCAAGCAAAGCTAGAGATTAAAGCGCGGCAAGCAGGCGTGATATGTGGTATGGATTTGGCACGTTTATCGTTTGCGATGGTTGATCCTCAGATTGAGTTTGTGGCTCAAGTTGCTGATGGTGAATGGGTCGACGCGGGTACAGTCTTGGCTAGTGTGGGTGGTAATGCGCGCCATTTACTGACAGCAGAACGTACCGCGCTCAATTTTATGACCCACTTGAGTGGTATTGCGACAGATACCAGAAAAATTGTAGATAGTGTGGCAGAGTATCCTGCGCAAATTACTTGTACACGTAAGACCATTCCAGGCTTGCGCATTGTACAAAAGTACGCGGTACGCTGCGGCGGCGGACGCAACCATCGTTTGGGACTGGATGATGCTATTTTAATCAAAGACAATCATATTGCCATCGCTGGTGATATAAAGACTGCGATTAAACAAGCCCAAGATTTTGCTGGGCATTTAATTCCCATCGAAGTAGAAGTCGATACTTTAGCGCAATTAGCGCAGGCACTAGACGCTGGCGTGAGCTTGGTGCTATTAGATAATATGTCCCCTGAAATACTAGCGCAGGCAGTAACGATGTGTAAAGGTCGCGCGAGAACAGAAGCTTCAGGTGGTATTACTCCTGAAACGGTACAAGCATCAGCAAAAACGGGTGTTGATTTTATTGCCATGGGTTATTTGACGCACAGTACCACAGCATTAGATATCGGTCTTGATTTTAGCGCATAA
- a CDS encoding polysaccharide biosynthesis/export family protein: MVYKYFISVQKRSLIASASCLLLTVLLSSCTINSGLQSGKLPESGTFIAENGLQFYIQPLSLANLPAKEAVILDRDLYHLVKTSGRVSYGIAKGDVLNIILTNYPDINASTSSLTVDQQGFIQFPLIGRVKASGLSVPQFTATLQSKLQRYLKYSDPQVKIINYRGSKFFVDGEVKQSGEFAIADVPISVYGAISMAGGTTDTGDSNHIVLNRQGKNYKLGIQSLNQVGLSANQIYLQDGDAIHVNSQSRNKVYVLGEFGKIEPIAIPEQGLSLAHVLGESNGLNSNTANAAKVYIVRDNPKYQYTNIYYVDMQSITSFTLASRFDMQANDILYVDPTGLARWNRIISAILPSTSAINVISGI, translated from the coding sequence ATGGTTTATAAATATTTCATTTCTGTACAAAAGCGCTCCTTAATAGCAAGTGCGTCTTGCTTATTGCTGACAGTATTGCTCAGCAGTTGCACAATAAATTCAGGACTTCAGTCTGGAAAATTACCCGAGTCAGGGACATTCATTGCAGAAAATGGTCTACAATTCTATATTCAACCTTTGAGTTTGGCTAATCTACCAGCTAAAGAAGCCGTCATCCTTGATCGAGATTTATATCATTTAGTAAAAACATCTGGGCGTGTCAGCTATGGCATTGCTAAAGGGGATGTTCTCAATATTATCCTGACCAATTATCCAGATATTAACGCCTCAACGTCTAGTCTGACCGTTGACCAGCAAGGGTTTATACAATTCCCCTTAATAGGGAGAGTCAAAGCCAGCGGTCTCAGTGTGCCGCAGTTCACTGCCACTTTGCAAAGCAAGCTTCAACGCTATCTCAAATACTCAGATCCTCAGGTCAAAATCATCAACTACCGTGGTAGTAAGTTTTTTGTGGATGGTGAGGTCAAGCAGTCTGGTGAGTTTGCTATCGCAGATGTGCCCATCTCAGTATATGGCGCTATTTCTATGGCGGGTGGTACGACTGATACGGGTGATTCAAACCATATCGTATTAAACCGTCAAGGCAAAAATTACAAGCTCGGTATCCAATCATTAAATCAAGTGGGGCTGTCTGCCAATCAAATATACTTACAAGACGGTGATGCTATTCATGTCAATAGCCAAAGCCGCAATAAGGTCTATGTATTAGGAGAGTTTGGCAAAATTGAGCCCATTGCTATTCCTGAGCAAGGGCTGAGCCTAGCGCATGTATTAGGTGAGTCAAATGGGTTGAATTCTAATACAGCCAATGCGGCCAAAGTATATATCGTTCGGGATAATCCAAAGTATCAATACACAAATATTTATTATGTCGACATGCAAAGCATCACAAGTTTTACCTTGGCCAGTCGTTTTGACATGCAAGCCAATGACATCCTTTATGTTGATCCAACTGGCTTGGCGCGCTGGAATCGTATTATCAGCGCCATACTGCCTTCAACATCAGCAATCAATGTGATTTCAGGGATATAG
- a CDS encoding MarC family protein gives MNTEIIKIILAFMVLINPFSALTLFLDLTRGYSMNNRRKVARVACLTIFITISFFTVAGETLLKALGISIGSFQLAGGILVFLIALNMMNGDGNPVKPDQENFDVDHVQDAPPTMAAAVVPIAIPMMIGPGGISTVIIYSSQVSGILQVSAILIAGLFISLFCYLALMAAGRISRLLGDTGLNIMSRIMGMLLAAVSIEIIVNGLRTLFPDLV, from the coding sequence GTGAATACTGAAATCATCAAGATAATCTTAGCCTTTATGGTACTGATTAATCCCTTTAGCGCTTTGACGTTATTTTTGGATTTGACCCGTGGTTATTCGATGAATAATCGACGCAAAGTGGCGCGTGTTGCTTGTTTGACGATTTTTATCACTATTAGTTTCTTTACGGTAGCAGGCGAGACATTATTAAAAGCACTTGGTATTTCTATCGGCTCGTTTCAGCTGGCAGGTGGTATCTTGGTGTTTTTGATTGCTCTTAATATGATGAATGGCGACGGTAATCCCGTGAAGCCCGATCAAGAAAACTTCGATGTTGACCATGTACAAGACGCACCGCCCACTATGGCAGCAGCAGTTGTGCCAATCGCTATTCCAATGATGATTGGACCGGGTGGTATCTCGACGGTGATTATTTATTCTTCACAAGTCTCTGGTATTTTGCAAGTATCTGCCATATTGATTGCTGGTTTATTTATCAGTCTGTTTTGCTATCTAGCATTGATGGCGGCAGGTCGTATCAGTCGCTTGCTGGGTGATACTGGATTGAACATCATGAGCCGAATTATGGGGATGTTATTGGCGGCAGTTTCTATCGAAATTATCGTTAATGGCTTACGCACTTTATTTCCTGATTTAGTGTAA
- a CDS encoding NAD(P)-binding domain-containing protein produces the protein MSNKRIAILGAGPSGLAQLRAFEAARLAGAKNLPEIVCYEKQNAIGGMWNYSWRTGLDRNGEPVHGSMYRYLWSNGPKECLEFADYSFDEHFGEAIPSYPPREVLKDYIMGRIDKQDIQKYIRFECPVRWVSFDDDTQKFTVTVMNHKTNEQEVEEFDYVVVATGHFSTPNMPYFEGLEAFPGRILHAHDFRDALEFKDEDILLIGSSYSAEDLGTQCYKYGTKSVTISYRSQALGYDWPEGIKEVPLVTHFEEDVAHFADGTSQKFDAIIMCTGYLFHFPFMPDELRLQTHNCLYPANLYKGIFWQPNPKLIYLGMQDQYFTFNMFDAQAWYARDVMMGDIELPELVHREADEKKWLATYAKCVTVSDSIDFQAAYIRDLTNATDYPEFAVEKQGEILKEWQKDKADNIMTFREKAYRSTLTGTLSPELPEPWLDVLDDSLEHFLNLTFVKPKKRKKVS, from the coding sequence TTGAGTAATAAAAGAATTGCTATTTTAGGTGCAGGTCCAAGTGGTTTAGCACAATTACGCGCTTTTGAAGCAGCTCGTTTGGCTGGCGCAAAAAACTTACCTGAGATAGTTTGTTATGAAAAGCAAAACGCTATTGGTGGCATGTGGAACTATAGTTGGCGCACAGGGTTAGACAGAAATGGTGAGCCTGTTCACGGTAGTATGTACCGTTATTTGTGGTCTAATGGTCCCAAAGAGTGCTTAGAATTTGCTGATTATTCGTTTGACGAGCATTTTGGTGAAGCGATCCCTTCATACCCACCGCGTGAAGTCCTAAAAGACTACATTATGGGGCGTATCGATAAACAAGATATCCAAAAATACATTCGCTTTGAATGCCCAGTACGTTGGGTGTCATTCGATGATGACACGCAAAAATTCACCGTGACGGTGATGAATCATAAAACCAATGAGCAAGAAGTGGAAGAATTTGATTATGTCGTGGTAGCGACGGGTCATTTTTCCACGCCAAACATGCCTTACTTTGAAGGGTTAGAAGCTTTCCCCGGTCGCATTCTGCACGCGCATGATTTTCGTGACGCCTTAGAGTTCAAAGACGAAGATATTTTGCTCATCGGCAGTAGTTATTCAGCTGAAGACCTTGGCACGCAGTGCTATAAGTATGGTACCAAATCAGTCACTATCAGCTATCGCTCGCAAGCACTCGGCTATGATTGGCCAGAGGGCATCAAAGAAGTGCCTTTGGTCACCCATTTTGAAGAAGATGTGGCGCACTTCGCCGATGGTACTAGTCAAAAATTTGATGCCATTATTATGTGTACTGGTTACCTGTTTCATTTCCCCTTTATGCCCGATGAATTACGTCTGCAAACGCATAACTGCTTATATCCAGCCAACTTGTACAAAGGGATTTTCTGGCAGCCAAACCCAAAGCTCATTTATTTAGGTATGCAGGATCAGTATTTCACCTTTAATATGTTTGACGCTCAAGCATGGTATGCACGCGATGTGATGATGGGCGATATCGAATTGCCTGAATTGGTACACCGTGAAGCAGATGAGAAAAAGTGGTTGGCAACTTATGCGAAGTGCGTGACGGTCAGCGATTCAATCGACTTTCAAGCCGCTTATATTCGTGATTTAACCAATGCGACCGATTATCCAGAATTTGCAGTTGAAAAACAGGGTGAAATCTTAAAAGAATGGCAAAAAGATAAAGCCGATAATATCATGACCTTTAGAGAAAAGGCGTATCGCTCTACGTTAACAGGCACGCTATCGCCTGAGTTACCAGAGCCTTGGTTGGACGTCCTTGATGACTCGCTTGAGCATTTTTTGAACTTAACCTTCGTTAAGCCTAAAAAGCGTAAAAAAGTATCGTAA
- the nadA gene encoding quinolinate synthase NadA → MKTYPYDAPIMSNDNRIAIQMNIEYAKAKMPADLPRTERLMVEENIKRLLKAHDAVLVAHYYVDPFIQDLALATGGCVGDSLEMARFGQAHSAQTLVVAGVRFMGESAKILSMEKTVLMPDLEAECSLDLGCPADEFSAFCDAHPERTVVVYANTSAAVKARADWVVTSSVGIDIIRHLHANGEKIIWGPDRHLGKYIAAETGADMLLWQGSCLVHNEFKSTELMQLKENHPNAKVLVHPESPDSVVALADVVGSTSKLLQSTYEMDADTFIVATDLGILHEMQKRSPYKRFLAAPTAGESASCKSCAFCPWMAMNGLQGIEQCLINNSGEVLMTPELAVAARKPLQRMLDFAETQKQRVATSGDIVKDRELFANVGAA, encoded by the coding sequence ATGAAAACTTATCCTTACGACGCGCCCATCATGAGTAATGACAATCGCATTGCAATACAAATGAATATTGAATATGCCAAAGCTAAAATGCCAGCAGACTTGCCGCGTACTGAACGTCTCATGGTCGAGGAAAACATCAAACGGCTATTAAAAGCGCATGATGCGGTATTGGTCGCCCATTATTATGTCGACCCCTTTATTCAGGATTTGGCATTAGCAACGGGTGGTTGTGTGGGTGATTCGCTGGAGATGGCACGCTTTGGGCAAGCGCATAGCGCCCAGACCTTAGTGGTCGCTGGTGTCCGCTTCATGGGTGAGTCGGCGAAAATCTTAAGTATGGAAAAAACAGTACTGATGCCAGACCTAGAAGCCGAGTGTTCGCTTGATTTGGGCTGCCCTGCTGACGAGTTCTCCGCATTTTGTGATGCTCACCCTGAGCGTACAGTTGTCGTTTATGCCAATACTAGCGCCGCCGTCAAAGCCCGTGCCGATTGGGTGGTGACGTCATCGGTTGGCATCGACATCATTCGCCATTTGCATGCGAATGGTGAAAAAATTATTTGGGGGCCTGATCGCCATTTAGGTAAATATATTGCTGCTGAGACTGGCGCAGATATGCTGCTTTGGCAAGGCTCGTGCCTCGTACATAATGAGTTCAAATCGACCGAGCTAATGCAATTAAAAGAGAATCATCCAAACGCCAAAGTATTGGTGCATCCTGAATCCCCTGATAGCGTGGTGGCGCTCGCCGATGTGGTCGGCTCGACCAGTAAGCTGTTGCAATCGACTTATGAGATGGATGCCGATACCTTTATCGTCGCCACCGATTTGGGTATTTTGCACGAAATGCAAAAACGCTCACCATATAAGCGCTTCTTAGCTGCACCTACTGCAGGTGAAAGCGCCAGTTGTAAGAGTTGCGCGTTTTGCCCATGGATGGCGATGAATGGTCTACAAGGTATCGAGCAATGCCTGATCAATAATAGCGGTGAAGTATTAATGACACCTGAGCTGGCAGTCGCGGCTAGAAAACCCTTGCAACGCATGCTTGATTTTGCCGAAACGCAGAAGCAACGTGTGGCAACGAGCGGCGATATTGTCAAAGACCGTGAGTTATTTGCCAATGTCGGGGCTGCCTAA
- a CDS encoding NUDIX hydrolase, which produces MTLSYSHAHQQGSGTTEVVAVLVAITEHTARVLTVDQGKLLPNGPLMPLHRSLQAGVRQWVEEQTQQPLGYLEQLYTFVDTNRRNVDGHALVYVSYLGLVQETQTPQLQSQALWRDWYDYFPWENHLDGIPSIIMNNIVPALLSWADSAKDSGIQQRRRQRIGLCWGVSEALLVGDMPTSENADNEYTAYDHYENREWVAEHVLLRYEMLYEAGLIPEAPNYPPSYSMNHQSVHQSAHQPSHQNKLPENWSQLIGVPMYYDHRRVIATAISRLRAKIEYRPLIFGLMPDVFTLSQLQQSVEALSGVRLHKQNFRRLLDSQKLVMETGQSSSAQRGRPAKLYRFRHDIELQSLLMDSKLPKRK; this is translated from the coding sequence ATGACGTTGTCTTATTCACACGCGCATCAGCAAGGTAGTGGCACCACAGAAGTCGTGGCCGTGCTAGTCGCCATTACTGAGCATACCGCTCGGGTCTTAACCGTTGATCAAGGAAAGCTGTTACCCAATGGTCCATTGATGCCGTTGCATCGCTCATTGCAAGCGGGTGTGCGCCAATGGGTTGAGGAGCAAACACAGCAACCACTTGGTTATTTGGAGCAGCTCTATACCTTTGTCGATACCAATAGGCGCAATGTTGATGGTCACGCATTGGTCTACGTGAGCTATTTGGGACTGGTGCAAGAGACACAAACGCCGCAGCTACAAAGCCAAGCATTGTGGCGTGATTGGTATGATTACTTTCCTTGGGAAAATCATTTGGATGGCATACCTAGCATCATTATGAATAATATTGTGCCAGCATTATTGAGCTGGGCAGATAGCGCTAAAGATTCAGGCATTCAGCAGCGCCGCCGTCAGCGTATTGGTTTATGTTGGGGTGTAAGTGAAGCGCTCTTAGTGGGTGATATGCCCACAAGTGAAAATGCGGATAATGAATACACAGCATACGATCATTATGAAAATAGAGAGTGGGTCGCTGAGCATGTGTTACTGCGCTATGAGATGCTGTATGAAGCGGGACTGATACCGGAAGCACCAAACTATCCACCCAGCTATTCAATGAATCATCAAAGCGTTCATCAAAGTGCTCACCAACCGAGCCATCAAAATAAGCTACCTGAAAACTGGTCACAGCTCATTGGGGTGCCAATGTATTATGATCATCGCCGAGTGATTGCAACGGCTATTTCACGGCTGCGTGCCAAAATTGAATACCGACCGCTTATTTTTGGCTTGATGCCAGATGTATTTACCTTGTCACAATTACAACAAAGCGTAGAAGCGCTCTCAGGAGTGCGCTTGCACAAGCAAAATTTTCGTCGTTTGCTAGATTCACAAAAACTTGTGATGGAAACAGGACAGAGTAGTAGCGCCCAACGTGGTCGCCCTGCCAAGCTTTATCGATTTCGTCATGATATTGAACTACAAAGCTTATTGATGGATAGTAAGTTGCCTAAGCGTAAATAG
- a CDS encoding phosphatidate cytidylyltransferase produces MAPDSWFVIILMLVVSSVWAILALPRLRQRLPKIYLIARSWWLMLAALCACYVIAKITDNNQPMQPPTYPYRWLLIAFFVLIGLRGGYEIKRLWCLRNKAVLIEKLQARGLQPKILPFSQTSSHSTPAYTRLNWLDLIFSSAFITLIVSLIALQQLIWQREQYGVLFFVLFASQFNDIAQYLCGRLLGHKLFTRGLAPTISPNKSIEGALFGSMLAAILATLLGIWLMPFNWWICLLAAYGLAVSGIAGDLLESAFKRQHGVKDTGTMLAGHGGVLDRVDSLLIGVPLFTLFYWLLG; encoded by the coding sequence ATGGCTCCTGATTCATGGTTTGTGATTATTCTAATGTTAGTCGTCAGTTCAGTTTGGGCGATACTTGCCCTACCTCGCTTACGTCAGCGCTTACCGAAAATCTATTTGATCGCCCGCTCATGGTGGCTCATGTTAGCGGCGCTTTGCGCGTGTTATGTTATCGCTAAGATAACGGATAATAACCAACCCATGCAGCCTCCTACCTACCCCTATCGGTGGCTGCTCATCGCTTTTTTCGTTTTAATTGGTCTGCGTGGCGGGTATGAGATCAAACGCTTATGGTGTCTGCGTAACAAAGCTGTGCTGATTGAGAAACTGCAAGCGCGCGGTTTACAACCCAAGATATTGCCTTTTAGCCAAACCTCTTCCCATTCTACTCCAGCTTATACGCGTCTAAATTGGTTAGACCTAATCTTTAGCTCTGCTTTTATCACACTGATTGTCAGTCTCATTGCTTTACAACAATTAATCTGGCAGCGCGAGCAGTATGGCGTTTTATTTTTTGTGTTATTCGCCAGTCAATTTAATGATATTGCCCAGTATTTATGCGGACGATTGCTTGGTCACAAGTTGTTTACGCGTGGTCTTGCCCCAACTATTAGCCCGAATAAAAGTATCGAAGGCGCTCTTTTCGGCAGTATGCTAGCGGCGATATTGGCAACGCTATTAGGCATTTGGCTCATGCCTTTTAATTGGTGGATTTGCTTATTAGCCGCTTACGGCTTAGCGGTCAGTGGTATCGCTGGAGATTTATTAGAATCCGCCTTTAAACGTCAGCATGGGGTGAAAGACACGGGTACGATGCTCGCCGGACATGGCGGCGTATTAGACAGAGTAGATAGCTTGCTCATTGGCGTGCCGCTATTTACCTTGTTTTATTGGCTGCTTGGGTAA
- the nadB gene encoding L-aspartate oxidase — protein MSAALTAESLGLDSPAAIVQTDVLIIGAGLAGLSTALALPKSLNITVLSKAALEICSSHYAQGGIAASLDKDDSVVDHIADTLIAGAGLCDANNTSSILSAGQQAVQWLCEQGVPFTQIPQEDNAKPFTKLQTELQTADLHLTKEGGHGCRRVAHADDATGRHIMEALTIKAQNAANITILPYHEALSLLTNSYNQCQGAQVFDHNNQRQLTFYSRAVVLASGGMGQLFKRASAPNVCVGDGVMMAWQAGCRLANLEFIQFHPTGLAVADSSFLISEALRGEGGRLTCPQSGKRFMLEIDERAELAPRDIVARAIAKQISNNGLGYVHLDVSHLPEQFLREHFPQIYQTLFNLGIDMTREPIPVAPTAHYSCGGVVTDANGLTDVIGLYAAGEVAYTGLHGANRLASNSLLECVVVGRNIAANLPRYLKALENLDPVASYDHSNLLATAIWTAPTLKDIQAIKLPSSPTILFNLSHCDDTDIVPHDYAGKIVTELKVLMTSYMGIARNAESLEQILIQIQQWQQWLEKTRLNQSSMTTLDGTITADELILFQLARQLQLATLVIQSAYQRYESRGGHYRQDYPHLATTPRTSVIAPLSKLKDDDRTGSKEGGIDWLLQPIIDDTETRVVNTVANI, from the coding sequence ATGAGCGCGGCATTGACAGCGGAATCATTAGGTCTCGATAGCCCTGCTGCTATAGTACAAACGGACGTGCTTATCATTGGCGCGGGATTAGCAGGCTTAAGCACGGCTCTAGCATTACCAAAATCGCTGAATATTACTGTATTGAGCAAAGCCGCCTTAGAGATTTGCTCCAGTCATTATGCCCAAGGTGGCATCGCGGCAAGCTTGGATAAAGACGACTCTGTGGTTGATCATATCGCCGATACCCTAATCGCTGGCGCAGGGTTATGCGATGCTAATAATACCAGCAGCATTTTAAGTGCCGGGCAACAGGCAGTGCAATGGCTGTGTGAGCAAGGTGTGCCTTTTACGCAGATACCGCAAGAAGATAATGCAAAACCTTTCACCAAACTACAGACCGAACTACAAACTGCTGACTTACATTTAACCAAAGAAGGCGGGCATGGTTGCAGGCGGGTCGCACATGCGGATGATGCGACTGGTCGACACATTATGGAAGCCTTGACTATAAAGGCGCAAAACGCTGCTAATATCACTATTTTGCCTTATCATGAAGCGCTGAGCCTCTTAACAAACAGTTATAACCAGTGCCAAGGGGCGCAAGTTTTTGATCATAATAATCAACGACAACTGACTTTTTATAGTCGCGCAGTCGTACTGGCTAGTGGTGGCATGGGTCAATTATTTAAGCGTGCCAGTGCACCAAATGTCTGTGTCGGCGATGGGGTTATGATGGCATGGCAAGCCGGCTGTCGCTTAGCAAATTTAGAATTTATCCAATTTCATCCGACGGGCTTAGCAGTGGCAGACAGTAGTTTTTTAATATCGGAAGCACTACGCGGCGAAGGTGGACGGCTGACCTGTCCGCAATCTGGCAAGCGCTTTATGTTGGAAATTGATGAGCGGGCAGAATTGGCACCACGCGATATAGTCGCTCGCGCCATCGCTAAGCAGATCAGTAATAACGGACTTGGCTACGTACATTTAGATGTCAGTCATTTACCAGAACAGTTTTTACGGGAGCATTTCCCACAGATTTATCAAACATTATTCAACCTCGGCATTGATATGACTAGGGAACCTATCCCCGTTGCCCCGACTGCGCATTATAGTTGCGGTGGCGTGGTTACTGACGCCAATGGTTTGACCGATGTGATAGGTTTATATGCCGCAGGTGAAGTCGCCTATACTGGCCTGCATGGTGCGAATCGCTTGGCGAGTAATTCACTTTTAGAATGTGTGGTGGTTGGGCGCAATATTGCCGCTAATTTACCACGATATTTAAAAGCATTAGAAAATCTAGATCCGGTTGCCAGTTATGATCACTCGAACTTATTAGCAACTGCCATTTGGACAGCACCAACGCTCAAAGATATTCAAGCTATTAAGCTTCCTTCTTCTCCTACCATTCTATTTAATTTATCTCATTGTGATGACACTGATATCGTTCCCCATGATTATGCTGGCAAAATAGTCACAGAATTGAAAGTTTTAATGACCTCCTATATGGGTATCGCTCGAAATGCCGAATCATTAGAGCAAATACTGATACAGATACAGCAATGGCAACAGTGGCTTGAAAAAACTAGGTTAAATCAGTCCAGTATGACTACTTTAGATGGCACTATCACTGCTGATGAGCTGATACTATTTCAATTAGCACGACAATTACAATTAGCCACGTTGGTTATTCAATCAGCTTATCAGCGTTATGAGAGTCGCGGTGGTCACTATCGTCAAGATTATCCGCATTTGGCGACCACACCTCGAACCAGCGTGATTGCGCCCTTATCGAAGTTAAAAGATGATGACAGAACAGGTAGCAAAGAGGGTGGCATTGATTGGCTGCTTCAGCCTATAATCGATGACACAGAGACTAGAGTGGTAAATACAGTTGCTAATATTTAA
- the rluB gene encoding 23S rRNA pseudouridine(2605) synthase RluB produces the protein MKDEKLQKALARMGLGSRRQMEEVIKSGRVTVNNGPATIGDRVEQGDEIRVDGRQIKYTSENEKRRRVIAYYKPEGEVCSAKDPEGRPTVFERLPKLTHDRWVMVGRLDINSTGLLLFTNDGEMAHRLMHPSGEVTREYAVRVLGEVTPEIARALTAGVMLEDGIAKFEDIKEGGGEGVNKWYHVQLKEGRNREVRRLFESQGLKVSRLLRTRYGTIALPKELRTGRFLELDRKDINTLTDLVSLRPRYGTGLHGAAKEKQERIRSKPLKARRATDSRSDTRNSSAKPKSSASPASRGTRNTRDRNDKR, from the coding sequence ATGAAAGATGAAAAATTACAGAAAGCCCTCGCCCGTATGGGTCTTGGCTCACGCCGTCAAATGGAAGAAGTCATAAAATCAGGGCGTGTTACTGTTAATAACGGACCTGCGACCATTGGTGATCGCGTCGAGCAAGGCGATGAGATTCGTGTTGACGGTCGTCAGATTAAATACACCTCTGAAAACGAAAAGCGTCGCCGTGTTATCGCTTACTACAAACCTGAAGGCGAAGTCTGCTCTGCTAAAGATCCAGAAGGTCGTCCAACCGTTTTTGAGCGTTTACCAAAACTGACTCATGATCGCTGGGTGATGGTTGGTCGCTTGGACATCAATTCAACTGGGCTATTATTGTTTACCAATGATGGTGAGATGGCGCATCGCTTGATGCATCCGTCTGGCGAAGTCACTCGCGAGTACGCAGTACGTGTATTGGGTGAAGTGACTCCTGAAATTGCACGTGCATTAACGGCTGGCGTTATGCTAGAAGATGGCATTGCAAAGTTTGAAGATATCAAAGAAGGCGGTGGTGAAGGCGTCAACAAGTGGTATCACGTCCAACTAAAAGAAGGTCGTAATCGCGAAGTACGTCGTTTGTTTGAATCACAAGGCCTGAAAGTAAGCCGTCTACTACGCACGCGTTACGGTACGATTGCTCTACCAAAAGAGCTACGTACTGGTCGTTTCTTAGAACTCGACAGAAAAGATATCAATACGTTGACCGATCTAGTGAGCTTACGTCCTCGTTATGGTACGGGTCTGCATGGCGCAGCGAAAGAGAAGCAAGAGCGTATCAGAAGCAAGCCGCTTAAAGCGCGTCGCGCTACTGACAGTCGTAGCGACACTCGCAATAGCAGCGCGAAGCCTAAAAGCAGTGCTAGCCCTGCCAGCCGTGGTACGCGCAATACTCGTGACCGCAACGACAAACGCTAA
- a CDS encoding LysE/ArgO family amino acid transporter: MNATDYTSGFLLGLSLIIAIGSQNAFVLKQGLKREHIFFVCLFCAVSDALLISAGVGGFGAVTAQYPQVVNIAKFAGVIFLLGYGLQSLYASVRVTHALTVEGQVVTSLKKALLLCFGFTWLNPHVYLDTLVLVGMVSTGASSKLAFAVGAVSASFFFFFALGYGARLLKPLFAKPKAWNILDALVGILMLYLAWHLYRS, encoded by the coding sequence ATGAATGCGACCGACTACACCTCTGGATTCTTACTTGGGCTATCGCTCATCATCGCGATTGGCTCACAAAACGCCTTTGTACTCAAACAAGGACTCAAACGCGAGCACATATTTTTTGTCTGCTTATTTTGCGCGGTCAGTGATGCGCTGTTAATCTCTGCTGGCGTTGGCGGTTTTGGCGCGGTTACGGCGCAATATCCGCAAGTGGTCAATATCGCAAAATTCGCTGGCGTCATATTCTTGCTAGGATATGGATTGCAGAGCTTATATGCCAGTGTGCGCGTCACACATGCACTCACCGTCGAGGGACAAGTCGTCACCAGCTTAAAAAAAGCCCTGTTATTATGTTTTGGCTTTACTTGGCTCAACCCACACGTCTACTTAGATACATTGGTACTCGTTGGCATGGTTTCAACGGGTGCTAGTAGTAAGCTGGCATTTGCAGTCGGTGCAGTCAGCGCCTCATTCTTTTTCTTTTTTGCGTTGGGTTATGGGGCGCGATTACTCAAACCATTATTTGCCAAACCAAAAGCGTGGAATATACTCGATGCTTTGGTAGGGATACTCATGTTGTATTTGGCGTGGCATCTGTACCGAAGTTAA